TTATTAGGAGATGGTCGTATAAATGCCAAATCATTATTTGCTAATTTTTGCATTCTAGTTTTGTCCCCCAAAATACTTCCCTTAGAAATTGTACTACTTGGATCGATAGTTAGTATAGCAACTTTATATTTTTGTCGAACTAAATACAAACCTAATGACTCAATAAACGTACTTTTGCCAACTCCAGGGGTTCCACTAATTCCAATACGTATAGTTTTTCTTTTTAAATCTATACAGTTTTCAATTATTTCAACAGATTTTTTTTGATCCTTATCTAAGGAACTTTCGATTAGAGTAATTGCTTTGCTTAGAATAAATCGATTATTTTTTAAAATCCCGTTTAAATACTCTTTTGTAGTCATTGTTTAAATTAATTCTTTTAATATTTCTAATGCAGCCTCTACAACAATTGTTCCTGGTCCAAATATTTTTTTAACTCCTTTATTTATTAGGTATTGATAGTCTTTTTTTGGAATAATACCTCCTGCTATTACCATAGTATTATTATTTCCCAGCTCTTTTAAACATTGGATTAGATTTGGTATTAGTGTTTTGTGTCCTCCTGCTAATGATGAAATACCAATTATATGAACATCATTTTCTATAGCTTGTTTTGCAATTTCTTCTGGTGTTTGAAAAAGTGGTGCAATATCAACGTCAAAACCCATATCTGAAAAACTAGTTGCAATGATTTTAACACCCCTATCATGTCCGTCTTGACCAAGTTTTGCTGTTAGGATTCTTGGTCTACGTCCATATTTGTGTTTAAATTTTTCAGTTAAAGTCTGAGCTAAGATAAATTGTTTGTTTTTGTTTTGTTCCATAGCATAAATTCCTGAGTTTATTATTGTATTTGCTTGATAACGTCCAAAGATTTTTTCACAGGCATATGATATTTCTCCTAATGTAGCTTTATTTTCTGCAGCTTGAATAGCAAGTGAGAGTAAATTCTGCTTATTTGTAGCACACCCTTGAGATATTTTATCTAAGTATTTTTTTACAAGTTTTGGATTTCTACTTTCTTTTATTTCTTCAAGTTTTTGTATTTGTTTTTTTTGAACTTTTTTGTTGTTAATTTCTAAAATATTTAAGTCTTTATTTTTTTTATTTTGAAAGCAATTTAAACCAATAATTAGGTTGTTAGCATTGTCAATATTTGCTTGTCTTTTTATCGCCGATGCTTCGATTTTAAGTTTTGGAATTCCTTTTTCAATTGCCTTTGACATTCCTCCTGCCTTTTCTATTTCTTTAATATAGTTCTTAGCTTTTGTTAAAATCTCATGTGTTACTTTTTCTAAGTAATATGATCCTCCAAATGGATCAATAGTTTTACATATATCGGTTTCTTTTTGTAAAAACAATTGAGTATCTCTTGCTATTTTTGCGGACTTTTCAGTCGGTAGGCTCATTGCTTCATCTAATGCATTTGTGTGAAGTGATTGAGTCCCTGCAAGTACTGCAGCCACAGCCTCTATAGTTGTCCTAGTAATATTGTTTTCAGGTTCCTGTGCAATTAAGCTCCAGCCAGATGTTTGACAATGTGACCTTAACATCATGGATTTAGGATTTTTGGGTTTAAATTTTTGCATCATTTCTGCCCATAATATTCTAGCTGCTCTTATTTTGGCAATTTCTGTAAAAAAATTCATACCAACGCCCCAGAAAAATGATAGTCTTGGAGCAAATTCATCTATTTTTAATCCTGAATTTATTCCTGTTCTTACATACTCAAGACCATCTGCTAATGTGTAAGCAATTTCAATATCAGCACTAGCACCTGCTTCCAACATGTGATATCCACTAACACTTATACTGTTAAATTTCGGCATATATTTTGATGTGTATTTGAATATATCACTTATAATTCGCATTGATGGATTTGGTGGATATATATATGTGTTTCGCACCATAAATTCTTTTAGTATATCGTTTTGAATAGTACCACTTATTTTAGAGAGCGGTATTTTTTTTCTTTTTGCTACAACAATAAAAAAGGCCATAATTGGTAAAATTGCCCCATTCATAGTCATTGATACAGAAGTGTTATGTAAATCAATGCCATCAAATAGTATTGACATATCTTCAACACTATCAATAGCTACACCTGCTTTTCCAACGTCACCTAATACCCTTGGATGATTAGAGTCATAACCTCTGTGAGTTGGTAAATCAAAAGCAACTGAAAGTCCACTTTGTCCTGCTTTTAAATTTTTTTTATAGAATTTATTAGATTCTTCAGCAGTTGAAAATCCGGCGTATTGACGAATAGTCCATTTTTTATCACAATACATTGTTGAGTAAGGACCTCTTAAAAACGGTGGTTTACCTACTCCATAATCTAAATGTTGAATCTTTTTAATATCATCAATTGAGTATTTAGATTTTAATTTTATACCTTCAGCAGTCTCCCATGTTGTATTTTTAGTTTTGTTTGTGTATGAATTCTGCTTCTTTAACAAAAATTCTTGTGTAA
This genomic window from Flavobacteriales bacterium TMED191 contains:
- a CDS encoding methylmalonyl-CoA mutase — its product is MEKITQEFLLKKQNSYTNKTKNTTWETAEGIKLKSKYSIDDIKKIQHLDYGVGKPPFLRGPYSTMYCDKKWTIRQYAGFSTAEESNKFYKKNLKAGQSGLSVAFDLPTHRGYDSNHPRVLGDVGKAGVAIDSVEDMSILFDGIDLHNTSVSMTMNGAILPIMAFFIVVAKRKKIPLSKISGTIQNDILKEFMVRNTYIYPPNPSMRIISDIFKYTSKYMPKFNSISVSGYHMLEAGASADIEIAYTLADGLEYVRTGINSGLKIDEFAPRLSFFWGVGMNFFTEIAKIRAARILWAEMMQKFKPKNPKSMMLRSHCQTSGWSLIAQEPENNITRTTIEAVAAVLAGTQSLHTNALDEAMSLPTEKSAKIARDTQLFLQKETDICKTIDPFGGSYYLEKVTHEILTKAKNYIKEIEKAGGMSKAIEKGIPKLKIEASAIKRQANIDNANNLIIGLNCFQNKKNKDLNILEINNKKVQKKQIQKLEEIKESRNPKLVKKYLDKISQGCATNKQNLLSLAIQAAENKATLGEISYACEKIFGRYQANTIINSGIYAMEQNKNKQFILAQTLTEKFKHKYGRRPRILTAKLGQDGHDRGVKIIATSFSDMGFDVDIAPLFQTPEEIAKQAIENDVHIIGISSLAGGHKTLIPNLIQCLKELGNNNTMVIAGGIIPKKDYQYLINKGVKKIFGPGTIVVEAALEILKELI